In Sphingomonas sp. Leaf357, a single genomic region encodes these proteins:
- a CDS encoding MarR family winged helix-turn-helix transcriptional regulator, whose product MPHEDAEIGEVARHIGYQLRRADMLSMEALHEEMAKLGVRPGRATALIFIDLHPGCDQTELGQVLGINRASTMVTVNGLVALGAVERRPGRDRRSNALHLTDAGRRLRAEISQLIADHEAEFFNPLTPDERAELFRLLTKVRAAHGAIAPRVPPKTQAILRRVK is encoded by the coding sequence ATGCCGCACGAGGATGCCGAGATCGGCGAGGTCGCGCGGCATATCGGCTATCAGCTGCGCCGCGCAGATATGCTGTCGATGGAAGCCCTCCACGAAGAGATGGCCAAGCTCGGCGTCCGTCCGGGGCGCGCCACCGCGCTGATCTTCATCGATCTTCATCCCGGCTGCGATCAGACCGAACTCGGCCAAGTGCTGGGGATCAACCGCGCCAGCACCATGGTGACCGTCAACGGTCTCGTCGCGCTGGGCGCGGTCGAGCGTCGGCCCGGTCGCGACCGGCGCAGCAACGCCCTGCACCTGACCGATGCCGGTCGTCGCCTGCGCGCCGAGATCTCCCAGTTGATCGCCGACCATGAGGCCGAGTTCTTCAATCCACTGACGCCGGACGAACGGGCGGAATTGTTCCGCCTGCTGACCAAGGTCCGCGCGGCGCATGGTGCGATCGCGCCGCGCGTCCCACCAAAAACACAAGCGATTCTCAGGAGGGTGAAATGA